Below is a window of bacterium DNA.
CGCGAGCGCTCCGACGAGTAGATCGGCGAAAGCTGCTCGGCGAACCGCGACTGGAACCCCCACTCGAACTGCACGCGCTCCTTGAGGTAGATCGGCAGGAAGACCGGCCGGTCGCGCAGCACGCGGAAGTACGCGGCGGCCACCGCGCGCAGCTGCCCCGCCGGGTCGGCGACTTCGGCCAGCGCCTCGTCCACCGCGCCGCGGAACAGCTCCGCGCCGTGGACCAGCATCCGCTCGTAGAGCTCCTGCTTCGACGGAAACTGCTCGTACAGCCCCTGCATGCCGATCTCGGCTTCGCGGGCGACTTCCTGCATCGTCGCTTCGTCGAACGGCTTGCGCCCGAAGACGCGCTCCGCGGCCTCGATCAGCACTTCCCGCCGCAGCGTGCGTTCGCGTTCCTTCCTCGGCGCCGGCATCCGCGTCCCCCTCATCCCCGGCGCGTCTCGGCGGCGACCGCCAAGGAGAAGTAGAGCGCGGCGAGGGCACACAGAATACCCCACTCCCACGCGACGTCCGAAAGCGAGGCGCCCATCCGCAGCACGCGCACGAGGCCGGCGATTCCCGTCGTCGAGGGAATCAGCGCCGCCGGCGCGCGCAGCCAGAGCGGGATCGCCTGCGCGGGCCAGGCGAAGCCGGCGAGGAACGCGGCGGGGATCGAGGTGAACATCAGCGTCTGCAGGGCGGTCTCGCGGCGCGGCCAGAAGGCGCCGCAGGCGAGGCCGAGGAAGGTCGCGGAGACGATGAACGGCGCGGTGAAGACGAGGAGGCGCGCCGCGGAGTCCGGCGCGCCGCCGAAGCCGTGGAGCGGGCAGACGACGCCGAAGTAGAACACGACGTGGACGAGATAGAGCGCGCAGTAGACGGCGGC
It encodes the following:
- a CDS encoding TetR/AcrR family transcriptional regulator is translated as MPAPRKERERTLRREVLIEAAERVFGRKPFDEATMQEVAREAEIGMQGLYEQFPSKQELYERMLVHGAELFRGAVDEALAEVADPAGQLRAVAAAYFRVLRDRPVFLPIYLKERVQFEWGFQSRFAEQLSPIYSSERSR